GATAAAGCCAATAAGTAGGCTTACTATCAGGAAGGGGTTGCAGAGGTAATGCAAAATTTCGCGTCTCTGCATTAAGATAGGCATCTGCTAAATCTGGATGATTGTAAAACATTGTAATTGCAGAGTGTGTGCGAGGGTTGCATTCGATCGCATAAACTGTCCCATCTTCCGCCTGCATGAAGTCAAAAGAAATTTGCCCAGTAAGTTTTAGTTCTTTGACAAAATGACTCACCCATTGCAAAACTTCTGGCTTATCAACGTTTTCATAGTTGACTTGAAAAGCAGATGATTCGCAGCCGCAGTGTACCGTTAATTCACCATTTCTTACTGTGCTATGAGTACAGTATTCTTTTCCGGAAATAAACTCTTGCAATATCCAAGGGTTGTCTTTACTAATTGGCAGACTCTTAACATGAACTGCCATTTTTTCGAGAGACTCCATTGGTAGCTTAGTCATGTCTAAGCGAAACACTGAGTCATAGACAATACTTTTGAGAATATACTTATTCTTCTCGTTGGCAAAGTCGAATTTAAGGACTTGTTCTGGCTCTGTAATTAAAAATGTTTTTGGGACTGGTAAACCGAACGATCGCGCAAGTTCGGCGAAAGTGAACTTGTTATCCAGCATCTTCATCGTATCGGCATCGAAGTGGAAAATCTCGCAACACCCTGATAACACTGGCTGGCGCTGGGAGTCAAAATAGCTTCCAGCGAAAATGCCTACTGGAATAAAAATGTCGATGTTTTCTTGTTTGGCGATCGCACGTACTGCTATCGTATAGTTTTCTAAGTCTTTCCCAGGGTCGGGAACTGTGTAAAAGCGATCGACAGCATTGGAAAATCGATAACCACTAAACCAATATTTGTCACTGTCAAATAAAATAACTCGATGTCCAGCAGCGTGAAACGATCGCGCTAGTTGAAGGGTTTTGGTCATTTTACCGCCACCAATCAAGATATTTTTGGGATTTTCGTTTAAAACCACTTCCTTCTTCAACGGTCGAACCAAAAAATTCCACAGCAGAGAGGCTAACACTATAGTGAGGTTAATCGGAAATGCGATCGCTAGTAATAAAAGAGTGCCAAGGTTTTGGAAAATTGCAAAAATACGTCCCTTGATGGGTTGCAATTGTGTCATAACAATCTCATGAAAAGTAACATTACGCCTGGAAATTACTTTCCAGGCTAATTGTGAAAGTTTGCTATAATTTCTACTCTATAAGTTCGCCAATATTAAAATCTATTCTTATCCACCCTTTGAGCCTTCGTAGATTGCCGAGAATAAGTAAGGGAATTTGCCAGTGGTGTACCATCAAAAACGGCAGAGGATCGTGTACTTCAAAAATGGCATCTTTTCCTCGCAAAATGTTTTTCACCCACGTTTGCAGTTGCTTTAAGGATCTAATCTCATTAAGCCTCCATAGTTCGTGGTATAGCCAATAGGTTGGCTTACTATCAGGAAGCGGTTGCAAAGTTTCTGCCAGAGGTTCTTTACCGAGATAGGCATCTGCTACTCCTGGATGGTTGTAAAACATGGTAATGGCGGAGTGCGTGCGGGGGTTACACTCGATTGCGTAAACAGTTCCGTCTTCTGCTTGAATAAAGTCAAAGGAAAGTTGTCCAGTACGTCCTAGTTCTTTGGCAAAATGACTCGCCCATTGCATAATTTCCGGCTTGTAAGCGTTTTCGTAGTTAACTTGAAAGGCAGATGATTCACAGCAACAATACATTCTTGTCTCTCCATCTCGCACGGTACTGTGAGTGCAGTATTCCTTTCCAGGGATGAATTCCTGCATAATCCAGGGATTCTCCTCGCTGATAGGTAGACTCTTAACAAATGCTGCTGTTTCTGATGATGTATCACAAGGTAGCTTGGTCAAATCTAGGCGACGTACTTGGTCGTAGGGGATACTTTTAAGAATGTACTTGCGCTTCTCTTGAGAAAAGTCAAAGTCGATGACTTGTTGGGGGTCGGTAATTTTAAAGGATTTAGGGACTGATAAACCGAGCGATCGCGCAAATTCTGCAAAGGCGAACTTGTCATCTAACATCCTCGTTATATCCGCATCGAAGTGGAAATCCTCACAATAGCCTGATAACACTGGTTTGTCATTAGAATCAAAGTAAATGACCGAGAAAATGGCTACCGGGATAAACAGGTCAATGTTTTCTTGTTTGGCGATCGCGCGTAAAGCTTTAACGTATCCTTCTAAGTCTTTCTGCGGATCGGGGACGGTGTAAAAGCCAGCGACAGCGTTAGAAAATTGATTACCACTTAACCAGTATTTATCTGTATCAACTATAATTGCTCGATGCCCAGCAGCATGAAACGATCGCGCTAGTTGGAGTGTTTTGGTCATCCTAGCGCCAACGATCATTATATTTTTGGGATTCTCTGCTAAAACTACTTGCTTGCTAAATGGTCGGCTGAAAAAATTCCATAGCAACGATACTAAGACGACGATGCAGTTAATCGGAAATGCAATTGCCAGTAATGCAAGGGTGCCTAAGTTTTGGAACGCTGCAAAAATACGCGCCATTAGCTCTAAAAAGTTTGTATTCAAAATGAAAAACAATTCTTATTGGGGTTTGTGGCAGCGAATATGTTAGCAGATGTCGCAAATAGCTTATCTGTTTCTCAAATCCACTGCCTAATTACCCCAGTTTCAGTAGTCCTAAACCCGCCTGATGATAGTCAAACCATCTCGCAAGGGTAGCAAAACTTGTTCAACTCTTGGATCGTCTGCAACAAGCCGGTTAAATTGCGCGATCGCTTCCCCATTCGGAGTTTGTTGGTCTGGTGGCAAGTATACCTGTCCCTGAAGCAAGGTATTATCCACGCAGATAAACCCGTTTTGTGCCAGCAAATTGTTATCTAGCAGCAGCTTGAAGTAGTCCACATATTCCTTCTTATCGGCATCAATAAACACCAAATCGAAGGACTCTCCCGCCGAAGATAATTTGCGAAGCGTCTCCAACGCCGGAGCAACTTCTATAGAAATTTTGCTCCCGTGCGGCGATTCTTGAAAGCAGGATGCAGCGAAATTAGCTACATATTCATCCACCTCACAAGCAATTACTCGCCCATCTTCTGGTAATGCTTCTGCCATTGCCAGTGCAGAGTATCCCGTAAACATCCCAATTTCCAAGATGTTTTTTGCCCCACTCATGTAGACAAACATCTTCAGGGTTTGCCCTTCCAGGTGTCCGGAGAGCATCTCTTGTTCTAACTGACGCACAGTTGCCTTATCGGAAAACCTCTTGCTCCAAGGTTCTTCCTTGGTCTTTTTAGCTAACGCTGCCAAGGCTGGAGATTCGTGGGTGCTGACCTCTTCTAGGTAGGGATCTATACCTGCTGCCAGTTGATACGCCTGCTTGAGAGCATCTGCAATTTCGCTCCGAACAGTGGCGTCTTGGGTCATTTTGAGGATGTTTTCCAGCTTTTCCACCAAAATCCCCAAGGGAGTTACGGGTCTTGCCTGGTCTCTGACCAGAGTCTCGCTCATACTCCACTCCCAACTAATTCAGGTAGTTCGCTTTCGACTTGCTCGCTTTCCACGTAAGCGTCAATGCCAGCACCGCCACGAGGATAGGTGGCACACAGACCCTTGTGTTCCACAAGTGCTTCTTCCAGTTCTTCTCGCGTCAGATCGTTGGCGAAGAAGCAACTGCCGATGGGGCGGGGCATGGCGGCGCGTTGTTTGCCGTCCCGCGTCTTGGTAATGGACTCTGTTGCACGCCACAGCAGATCTATGTCGAGGAGGGGATGGTCAAGTGATAAACCCAGGCGACTCATTAATCCCAGGATGCGATCGCGTTCTTGGGTCGTAATATATCCCCGTTTTTGGGCAATTGTCGCTGAGAATGCCATGTCAATATTCACCGCATGACCGTGGTACAACAGTACGCGGGGTGCAAGTTCCAGCGTGGGACTCCAAGTATGACCATAAGCAATAATGCGGTCTAGTTCCAACTCGTGCAGGTTGGGTACTTCCAACTCCAGCATCCGTTTAATCGCCTTATAGTTAAGCTGATGACCTATTTCTTGAATTTCTGGAGTTGCGTCCACGTAGCCAAAATGGGTATGCAGCAGTTGTTCGCCATACTTCTCCAACAACTCAAAAACTTCCCCTTCGGAAACAACCGCAATTTTCACTAATTCCGCCATTCCGTTGCGGACTTGAGCTGTTGGCAAGGTTCCCAGAAACGAAAAATCAAGGATAACTTTTTGGGAAGCGTGATAAGCACCCAGACGATTTTTTAGTTTCTTGTGGTTGACTGCTACTTTGATCGCTACGCTGGCATCAATTAAGCCGATTAAAGTGGTAGGAATGCGAATGTAATTACTGCTACGACGGTAGGTAGAACAAGCAAACCCCGCGACATCAGTAACTAAGCCACCTCCAACTACCAAGACTGGTTCTTTACGAACTAATCCAAATTCCGCAAAAGCATCAACAATTTTCTCTACCGTCTTCAGATTTTTTTCGAGTTCGGGAATAGAGATAGCAAATAAGGTGAGGTCGATGTTGTAATGCTGGAAATAAGACTGGATTTTATCACCGTACAAGCGATTCACATTGGCATCAACAACTGCAAGGCAGCGTCCAAATTTCTTATAACTGTCGGCAATTCCTGAATTCTGGATATCGAAAACACCATTCACATAGACGAGACTGTATTCAATTTTTTCGTAGCTTTCAACGTGAAATGCGTTTTCGGTAGCTTCTAGTTTTGTTCGGACAATACTCATGAGGGTAGGTTTCTAGAAATGTTTAAATTGGCAGCCTAAAATTGGCCAGAAAAAGCCTTGAACAGATTTATGATTGGCATAAATTTTGGTTAAACTTATGAGTTCAACAGTTTTATGCCCGACGAGTAGGGAACAACACAATATTATCAGCCGTACTATCGCAAGCTTGTATAAAATACTTGCCAGTCAATTAAGTATGACTTCAGTAATATAACAAAATTTTTGCAAATTTCCTCACTGCCCTAAAAAAAATATCAACTAATAGAAATTATTAATCTAAAACCTTAATCAATAAAACTTTACTATTCTATTTATTCCTAAAGGCACAGGCTAATTTTGTAGGTATTTAGTTATGGTCTGCTATAAAAATAGAATTTTTATAGCAGACCATTATTAACTTATAATAGCCTCAAGCCTTTGAGAGGTAGGGCTTCCGCTTTTCTAAGTTAGTACTGCCTAGGGGACTAAAAAAT
Above is a genomic segment from Coleofasciculus sp. FACHB-1120 containing:
- a CDS encoding sedoheptulose 7-phosphate cyclase → MSIVRTKLEATENAFHVESYEKIEYSLVYVNGVFDIQNSGIADSYKKFGRCLAVVDANVNRLYGDKIQSYFQHYNIDLTLFAISIPELEKNLKTVEKIVDAFAEFGLVRKEPVLVVGGGLVTDVAGFACSTYRRSSNYIRIPTTLIGLIDASVAIKVAVNHKKLKNRLGAYHASQKVILDFSFLGTLPTAQVRNGMAELVKIAVVSEGEVFELLEKYGEQLLHTHFGYVDATPEIQEIGHQLNYKAIKRMLELEVPNLHELELDRIIAYGHTWSPTLELAPRVLLYHGHAVNIDMAFSATIAQKRGYITTQERDRILGLMSRLGLSLDHPLLDIDLLWRATESITKTRDGKQRAAMPRPIGSCFFANDLTREELEEALVEHKGLCATYPRGGAGIDAYVESEQVESELPELVGSGV
- a CDS encoding class I SAM-dependent methyltransferase; the protein is MSETLVRDQARPVTPLGILVEKLENILKMTQDATVRSEIADALKQAYQLAAGIDPYLEEVSTHESPALAALAKKTKEEPWSKRFSDKATVRQLEQEMLSGHLEGQTLKMFVYMSGAKNILEIGMFTGYSALAMAEALPEDGRVIACEVDEYVANFAASCFQESPHGSKISIEVAPALETLRKLSSAGESFDLVFIDADKKEYVDYFKLLLDNNLLAQNGFICVDNTLLQGQVYLPPDQQTPNGEAIAQFNRLVADDPRVEQVLLPLRDGLTIIRRV
- a CDS encoding ATP-grasp enzyme: MTQLQPIKGRIFAIFQNLGTLLLLAIAFPINLTIVLASLLWNFLVRPLKKEVVLNENPKNILIGGGKMTKTLQLARSFHAAGHRVILFDSDKYWFSGYRFSNAVDRFYTVPDPGKDLENYTIAVRAIAKQENIDIFIPVGIFAGSYFDSQRQPVLSGCCEIFHFDADTMKMLDNKFTFAELARSFGLPVPKTFLITEPEQVLKFDFANEKNKYILKSIVYDSVFRLDMTKLPMESLEKMAVHVKSLPISKDNPWILQEFISGKEYCTHSTVRNGELTVHCGCESSAFQVNYENVDKPEVLQWVSHFVKELKLTGQISFDFMQAEDGTVYAIECNPRTHSAITMFYNHPDLADAYLNAETRNFALPLQPLPDSKPTYWLYHEVWRLNEIRSLKQLQTWFKSIWRGKDAIFDVNDPLPFLMVHHCYIPLLLLDNLRKLKGWVRIDFNIGKLVQRGGD
- a CDS encoding ATP-grasp domain-containing protein — protein: MARIFAAFQNLGTLALLAIAFPINCIVVLVSLLWNFFSRPFSKQVVLAENPKNIMIVGARMTKTLQLARSFHAAGHRAIIVDTDKYWLSGNQFSNAVAGFYTVPDPQKDLEGYVKALRAIAKQENIDLFIPVAIFSVIYFDSNDKPVLSGYCEDFHFDADITRMLDDKFAFAEFARSLGLSVPKSFKITDPQQVIDFDFSQEKRKYILKSIPYDQVRRLDLTKLPCDTSSETAAFVKSLPISEENPWIMQEFIPGKEYCTHSTVRDGETRMYCCCESSAFQVNYENAYKPEIMQWASHFAKELGRTGQLSFDFIQAEDGTVYAIECNPRTHSAITMFYNHPGVADAYLGKEPLAETLQPLPDSKPTYWLYHELWRLNEIRSLKQLQTWVKNILRGKDAIFEVHDPLPFLMVHHWQIPLLILGNLRRLKGWIRIDFNIGELIE